The DNA region ACGCTGAACGAGATCGCCCGCCAGTCCAGCGTCGGCCTGCAGATCGAGGAGGCGGCGATCCCGGTGCGGCCGCAGGTGGCGGCGGCCTGCGAGCTTCTCGGCCTCGATCCGCTCAATGTCGCCAATGAGGGCAAGCTCGTCGCCGTGGTCGAGCCGCAGGCGGCCGAGCCGCTGCTGGCGGCGATGCGCGCCCATCCGCTCGGCCGCGACGCGGTGCGGATCGGCACCGTGACGCGGGACGATCAGCACTTCGTGCAGATGACCACGGCATTCGGCGGCAAGCGCATCGTCGACTGGCTGGCCGGCGAGCAGCTTCCGCGGATCTGCTGAGCGAGGCGCCGGCTTGATCGGCCGGACACCGTATGACAGCCTGAGTGACAGCGTGCCCGAGACCGCCCGGATGTTCCGCCAGACCAGATCCGCCGATGCCGCGCCCGAAGCCAGAGCGGCGGGCGGGCGCGTGCGCAGCGTCACGGAGACAAGGCGCGCCAGCACGCCGCTCCGCCTCGGCTTCGAGGCGATCGTGCACGCGCCGTCGAGCCCGATCACCGCCGCCATTGGCCTCGCCCGCCGCGCCACCGAATACGACATCTCGGTGCTGATCACCGGCGCCTCGGGCACCGGCAAGGAGTTGCTGGCACGGGCGATCCATCACGGCTCCAGCCGCGCCGGCCGGCCGTTCGTGGTCGAGAACTGCGGCGCCCTGCCCGACCAGCTTCTGGAGAGCGAGCTGTTCGGCTGCAAGAAGGGCGCCTTCACCGGCGCCTATCAGGACCGCATCGGCCTGTTCGAGGTTGCCGACGGCGGCACCATCTTTCTCGACGAGATCGGCGAGACCTCGCCGTCGTTCCAGGTGAAGCTGCTGCGCGTGCTGCAGGAGGGCGAGATCCGACCGCTCGGCGCCCAGCGCACCCGCAAGGTCAATGTGCGGGTGGTGTCGGCGACCAATCGCGACCTGGAGACCGAAGTCGCCGCCGGGCGGTTCCGCCGCGATCTCTATTACCGGCTCGCGGCGTTTCCGATCCACATCCCCTCGCTGGCCGACCGCGCCGTCGACATTCCGGCGATCGCCGAGCGCATCCTGAAGGACGTCAATCAGGCGTTCCACCGCGCGGTGCCGGGCTTCCTGCCCGAGACGCTCGATCTGATGATGGCCTATGACTGGCCGGGCAACGTTCGCGAGCTGCACAACGAGATCCAGCGCATGGTGGCGCTGTCGGACTCCGACCGGCCGCTGGCGCCCGATCTGCTGTCGGCACGCATCGTCTCGCCGCGCGCGCCGCGGCCGGACGCGGCCGGCACGACGCTGAAGGATCGCGTCGAGGCGCTGGAGAAGGTCGAGATCGCCGAGACGCTCGCCCACTGCAACGGCAATATCAGCCATGCGGCGGAACGGCTCGGCCTGTCGCGGGTCGGCCTGCGCGCCAAGATGCAGCGCTACCAGCTCCGCCGCAGCGATGCCGGCGACGAGGATTGAAACGGCTTTCGGGCGATCAGCGCGGCCTCTTCTTCCCTCTCCCACCCGGCCGCGCTTGCGCGCGCCCGGGCGCAGGCTCTTGTGGGAGAGGGTAAGAAGCGCCTATTCGCCGATCTCGTGAATGTGGACGTGATCGTGGGCGTGGGCGTGGCGGTGGAGGCTCGCCGGCACCAGCCGGCCGTTCTTCATCAGCACCGCGCGGTCGGTCAGCGCCTCCAGCAGCGCATAATCGTGCGAGACAACCACCATCGCCACGTCGAGCCCGCAGAGAATGTCGGTCAGCCGCGCAAGGTGCGCGCCGTCGAGCGCGTTGGTCGGCTCGTCGAGCAGCAGCGCCTCGGGCTCCATCGCCAGCACGGCGGCGAGGCTCGCGAGCCGCTTCTCGCCGCCCGACAGATGATGGGTGATGCGATGGGCGAGATGACTGAGCCCGAGGCGGCCCAGCGTCGCCTCGGCGCGGGCGACCGCTTCCTTCGGTGAGAGGCCGAGATTGAGCGGGCCGAAGGCCACGTCCTCGATCACCGTCGGCGAGAACAGCTGATCGTCCGGATCCTGGAACAGCAGGCCGGCGCGGGCGCGTACCTCGCGAAAGTCCCGCTCGGCGCGGCGCTCGGCGCCGAAGGCGACAAGCCGGCCGGATTTCGGCCGCTCCAGCCCGACCAGGGTGCGCAGCAAGGTGGTCTTGCCGGCGCCATTGGCACCGGCCAGCGCAAGGCGCTCGCCGGGCCGGAGCGTCAGCGACACGCGGTCGAGCACGACGCGGCCGGCGCGCTCCACGGTGACGGCATCGAGCTCGAACAGCGGCGTCATGCCAGACGGTCCAGCAGAAGAAGACAGAAAAGGCCGGTTGCCAGCCCGCCGGCGAACAGCGCATCGTGCCGCGTCAGGCGCGCATCGGCGACCAGCGCGAAGCGGCCGGCGAAGGCGCGGCAGCGCATCGCCTCGTCGACGCGCTCGGCGCGCTCGAACGCCCGCACCAGAAGCTGGCCGACGAAATAGGCCAGCGTACGCAGCGTGTGAAGGGAGGTGCGCGGCCGGAAGGCGCGGACCCGCAGCGCCTCATGGAGGCGGACTGCCTCCGCGCGGATGACGGCGACGTAGCGGGCGGAGAACAGGAAGAGATGCACGAGCTTGGCGGGCACCTTGAGGCGCCCCAGCGCGTGGCCGAGATGCACCGGCTCAAGCCCGCCGAGCAGCGTGAGGATCGCCAGCGCACACAGATTTACACGCAACAGCACCAGAACGGCGCGATCCAGGCCCGGCTGCGACAGTTCCACCGGGCCGAGCGCGATCGTCGGCCCCGGCGCGGTCAGCGGCAGCACGACCAGCAGGACGAGAAGGAAGCCTTCCATGTGGACGAGCCGGGCCACGACATCGCGCCCCGACAGGCCCGACAGCAGCGCGAGACCGAGGCCCAACGCCAGCGCCACCGCCAGCACCACCGGCGAGCCCAGCGCCAGGATCGTAGCGACGGCGGCCGCCGCCGACAGCACGCGCACGCGGCCATCCAGCCGGTCGAGCAGCGGGCGCGGCGGCGGCGCGGGGCCGCAGGCCAGCCCCTCGCTCACAGGGGCGTCCCGGCGCTGGTCCTGCGGCGGCGCGCGGCCGCCCACATGCCGGCGCCGGCAAGGCCGACGATCATGCCGACACCGCCCATGATGTCGTTGAAGCGCAGGCGCCCTTCGGCCTGGGCCTGGGCCTCGATCAGCGGCCGAAGCTGGCGGGCGAGCGCGCGATCGACCGCGGCCTCGACCTCGCGGTGAAGCGCCGCCGGATCGGGCGGCGGCACGCAGACCACGGCCGGCGCGGGGTCAGCCGCCTTTTCCGCAGCGGCCTTTTGCGGCACCGGCTGTTGGGGTGCCGTCGCGGGCGGCGATGCGGCGGCGCCGAAGCGGTCGGCTGAAACCGTCTCGCTCACCGAATGGCCGTCGCCGGTATCGACGCTGACCGTGTAGGCGCCGGGCGGGGCCGCGCGCCAGGCGAAGCCGCCGGCATCGTCGGTCACGGCGCGATGGACGACGGCGTTCGCGGCGTCGCGGATTGTCACGGCGACGCCCTGCGGACGGCCGCCGCCGATGAAGAACACATAGCCCGAGAGCGTATCGCCCTCGACCGTGACGAACAGCTTCAGCCGGTGCGCCTCGGCCGGACTGGCCGTCATCAGACACAGCAGCAAAGCGAGAAACGACAGGCGGCGTGCGGTCATGGACGGATCTCGGGCGGGCGCAGAGCCGGCAGCGTCTCGGGCTTCACGCGGGCGAGGAAGCCGACAACGAAGCCGGTGATGACGGCCTCGACCGCGGCCAGCGGCAGGTAGGTGATCAGGATGATCTTCAGCGCCGGCACATAGTCCGACGACGACAGCGCCAGCGCCGCCGACACGCCGCCGGCCGTGCCGAACACCGCCAGCGCAGCGACGCCGGCCGCCACCACACCGGCGCGGGCCGGCGAGGCACCGAGAAGCAGCGGGCGCGCCAGTAAGGCCAGCACCACGCCGGGCAGTGCCATGTTCAGCGTATCGACGCCGAGCGTGGACAGCCCACCGAAGCCGAACAGCACCGCCTGCAGCAACAGCCCGATGAAGACGGCGGCAAAGGCGCGCACGCCCAGCACCAGCCCCATCAGCCCGCCGAGCAGGACGTGCACGCTGGAGGGGCCCACCGGCACGGCGACGAGCGAGGCGACGAAGAACACCGCCGCCAGGATCGCCGTCTTGGGGATCTCGCGCTCGTCGAGCGCGCGCAGGCCGAGCGCGAGGCCGATGGCGGCGCCCGCGCCGCCGGCCGCGATCACCGGCAGCGACAGCACCCCGTCAGGTATGTGGGCCATGCCGGGCCTCGCTCAAGGGGCTTGCGGTCACTCGGCCGGCTTGGCCGGCGCCGAAGCTGCGGGTGCCGTCTCGGCCGGCGCGGGCGCCGCCGAAGCAGCGGGCGCCGCGGCCGGCGCGCCACCCATGTCGGTGGCCTTGACCCAGATCAGCCCGCCGAGCTCGGTCTTGGCCGGCTTGCCGTCCGGCGCCTTGGCGGCGGGGCCATCGACCAGCGCGGCAAAGCCCCACCAGCCGGCGCGCGGCATGGCATAGGCGAACACGCCATTCTGATCGGCGCGGATCACCTGGGTGATGAAGGCGTCGTTGGGCGCGGTGACCGAGCCGTCATTGACCCATTCGACCTCGATCTCGGCGAACGGCACCGGCTTGCCCTTGGCGCGGACGAGGCCGCGGAACAGATTGCCGGTCCACAGCCCGGTCGGGCGCGCGAGCGGCTCGATCTCCACCGGCAAGCCGACCTGCGCCGTCCAGCCCTCGCCCGAGGCGAAGCCATCGACGATGACCTTGGCGTAGTGGGTGATCCACTTCTTCTCGGCCGGCTCCCAATAGGGCTGCGGCTCGACGAAGAAGGTCACCGCGCCCGGCGCCTTGAGTTCGTGGTCGAGCGTCCAGGCGGTCTTGCCGTCGATCTTCGTTTCGCGCAGCGCCGGCAGCAGATCGACCGTCTTGCCCTCGGCCGCCACGCCGACGCGCTTCGGCTTGGCCATCTCCATGACCGGGCCGCGCTCCATCGGATGGGTGAAGACGAGATCGACCGTCACCTTGCCGCCATCGGGCAGCACGTCGGCGGACGGCAGGATTTCCTGGAAATGCGCCGAGGCCGGGACGACGGCCAGGACAGCAAACAACGCGGCGCAAACCGCGCCCGCACGAAACGACATGAGATTCCCCCCGCCCGACCGCGGACATCGCGAAATCCGGCCCGCGGCCGGTATGATCAAATCACAAACTCATCTTACCCAAAATCGACCTCGAGTCGACAGGGGGGATTGGTGATACGATTTCCGGCTACTCAAGCCGGAAATCGTATTCCGATCGCCGAAAGCCCCATTCCTGAACAAAAGGGCTTTCGGCGAGCCCGTTTCCGGTATCCCGAAGGGATCAACCGGAAACCGTATGACTCTGCGACATGACGCAACGGCGCATGATCCGGGCGCCCGGCATGGCGCGCCCGCCATCGCAAAACCCGCTCCCCCTGCTGCGCAAACCGGCTTATATGCGAACGGGCTCGGGACGGCGGCGACAGATCACATCATGCAGCGCATCACCATCACCATCGACGACGATCTGCTCGAGACCATCGACGCGCTCGCCGCCCACAAGGGCTATGCGACGCGCTCCGAGGCCATGCGCGATCTGATCCGCAGCGCCGCCGCCAGCGAGACCGCGACGCAGGGCGATGCGCCGTGCATCGGCGTGCTCGATTATGTCTATGATCACGAGACGCGCACGCTGGCCCAGCGGCTGGCTGCGACCTTCCACGCCCATCACGATCTGTCGGTCTCCAGCATGCACCTGCATCTCGATCGCGGCCGCTGCCTGGAGATCGCGGTGCTGGCCGGGCCGCTGTCGGAGATCCGGGCGCTGGCCGATGCCGTCACCGCCCAGCGCGGCGTGCGCCACGGCCATCTGCATGTGGTTCCGGAGGCGACGATCTCGCGCCACCACCATCACCCGCCGCACGAGCACGATTGAGCCCGTTTCAGGAAGAGCCCTGCGGGCTCGGGGAAATGATCAGGCCGGAAACCGTTTGACCGCCTCGGCCCGCCGTCACAGCCCGCGGGCGATGACGATGCGCTGCACATCGGACGTGCCCTCATAGATCTGGCACACCCGCACATCGCGATAGATGCGCTCGACCGGGAAGTCCTTCAGATAGCCATAGCCGCCGAGCGTCTGGATCGCCGCCGAGCACACCGCTTCCGCGGTCTCTGACGCGAACAATTTCGCCATCGACGCCTCGGTGAGGCAGGGCAGGCCGGCCTCGCGCAAGCTTGCCGCGTGCAGCACCATCTGCCGCGCCGCCGCGATGCGGGTCGCCATGTCGGCGAGGCGGAACGCCACCGCCTGATGTTCGATGATCGGCTTGCCGAAGGTGACGCGCTCCCTCGCATAGTCGCGCGCCGCCTCGAACGCCGCGCGCGCCATGCCGACCGCCTGCGACGCGATGCCGATGCGCCCGCCCTCAAGATTGGCCAGCGCGATCTTCAGCCCCTCGCCCTCGGCGCCGAGCCGGAGGTCGGCCGGGATGCGCATGTCGTTGAAGGCGAGCTGGCAGGTGTCGGAGGCGTGCTGGCCGAGCTTCTCCTCCACCCGCACCACCTCATAGCCCGGCGTGTCGGTCGGCACGATGAAGGCGGTGATGCCCTTCTTGCCGGCCGTGGGATCGGTGACGGCAAAGGCGATGATCAGCTGGCCGTTCTTGCCCGACGTGATGAACTGCTTGGAGCCCGACAGCACGTAATGGTCGCCGTCGCGTCGCGCCTTGCAGCGCAGCGCCGAGGCGTCGGATCCAGCCTGCGGCTCGGTCAGCGCGAAGCCGCCGATCCATTCGCCGCTGGCGAGCTTGGGCAGGAAGCGCTGCTTCTGTTCCTCGGTGCCGAATTTGAGGATCGGCATGCAGGCGACCGAGGTGTGCACGCTCATGATGGTCGAGCAGGCGCCGTCGCCGGCGGCGATCTCCTCCAGCGCCAGCGTGTAGGCCACCATGCCGGTGTCGGAGCCGCCATAGCTTTCCGGCACCAGCATGCCGAGAAAGCCGAGCTCGCCCATCTCCTTGAGTTCGGCTTTCGGGAACGCATGCGCGGCGTCGCGCGCCGCGGCGGTGGGGGCCAGCCGCTCGCGGGCGAAATCGCGGGCGGTATCGCGGATCTGGGTCTGGATGTCGGTGAGGATCATTGCGCGGTCACCGCATCAATTCAGGCGTTCGATGGCGACCGCGGTGGCTTCGCCGCCGCCGATGCAGATCGCAGCGACGCCGCGTTTCATGTCGTATTTCTCCAGTGCCGCGAGCAGCGTCACCAGGATGCGCGCGCCCGACGCGCCGATCGGGTGGCCGAGGGCGCAGGCGCCGCCATGGACGTTGACCTTGTCGTGCGGCAGGCCGAGATCGTGCATCGCGGCGAGCGCCACCACCGCGAACGCCTCGTTAATCTCGAAGAGGTCGACATCGGCGAGGTCCCAGCCGGTGCGCTCGGACAGCCTGCGCATGGCGCCGACCGGCGCGGTCGGGAACAGGTTCGGCGCATGCGCGAACGTGGCGTGGCCGACAATGGCGGCAAGCGGCGTCAAGCCGCGCTTCTCGGCTTCCGAGCGGCGCATCAGCACCAGCGCGGCGGCGCCGTCCGAGATCGACGATGAGTTCGCCGCCGTCACCGTACCGCCATCGCGGAAGGCGGGCTTCAGCGTCGGGATCTTGTCGAGCTTGGCCTTCAGCGGCTGCTCGTCGGTGGTGATGGTGACTTCCGCCTTGCCGGCCTTCACCGTCACCGGCACCACCTCGCGGGCGAACGTGCCGTCCTTGATGGCGGTCTGGGCGCGGGTGAGCGAGGCGATGGCGAAATTGTCCTGCACCTCGCGGGTGAACTGGTAAGCCTGGGCGCAGTCCTCGGCGAAGGTGCCCATCAGCCGGCCCCTGTCGTAGGCGTCCTCCAGGCCGTCGAGGAACATGTGGTCGAGCACGCGGCCATGGCCCATGCGATAGCCCGAGCGGGCGCGGTCGAGCAGATAGGGCGCGTTGGTCATGCTCTCCATGCCGCCGGCCACCGCCACCGACGCGCTGCCGGCGAGGATGAGATCGTTGGCGAGCATCGCCGCCTTCATGCCAGAGCCGCACATCTTGTTGAGGGTGGTGGCGCCGGTGCCGAGCGGCAGGCCGGCGCCGAGCGCCGCCTGCCGCGCCGGAGCCTGGCCCTGTCCGGCCGGCAGCACGCAGCCGAACAGCACCTCCTCGACATCGTCGGGCTTCACGCCTGCGCGCGCCACCGCCGCCTTGATGGCGGCCGCGCCGAGCTGGGACGCGGAGGCGTCCTTCAGCTCGCCCTGGAAGCCGCCCATCGGCGTGCGCGCGGAACCGACGATGACGACGGGGTCGTGAGCGGTCATGGCAGTCCTCCCGAGACTTGGGCCTAAGAGACTTGGACTCTCTTTTTTGTCAGTTGGCAGTGTTCAGCGCGCGGCCATGCGCAGCGCGCCGTCGATGCGGATCACCTCGCCGTTCAGCATGGTGTTCTCGCAGATGTGGCACACCAGCGCGGCGAACTCGGCCGGGCGGCCCATGCGCGGCGGGAACGGCACGCTCTTGCCCAGCGCGTCCTGCACCTCCTGCGGCATGCCGGCCATCATCGGCGTCTCGAAGATGCCGGGTGCGATCGTCACCACGCGGATGCCGTGGCGGGCAAGCTCGCGCGCCACCGGCAGCGTGAGGCCGGCGACGCCGGCCTTGGAGGCGGCATAGGCGGCCTGACCGATCTGGCCCTCATAGGCCGCAATCGACGCAGTGCTGATGATGATGCCGCGCTCGCCCTCGCCGTCGGGCGCCTCCTTGACGATCGCCTCGGCGGCAAGCCGGATCATGTTGAAGGTGCCGATGAGATTGATGGAAATGGTGCGGGCGAAGCTCTCCAGCTTGTGCGGCCCGTCGCGGCCGACCACCTTCTCGCTCGGCGCCACGCCGGCGCAGCTCACGAGGCCGTGCAGGTGGCCGAAGGTGCCCTGCGCCAGCTTCACCGCCGCCTCGCCGTCCTCAGGCTTGGTCACGTCGGCGGCGAGAAAGCGGAAGGGCGCCCCCAGCTCGGCGGCCAGTGCCGCGCCGGCCGCCTGATTGAGGTCGAGGCCCACCACCTTGGCGCCCGCGGCAACCAGCGCGCGGGCGGTGGCCGCACCGAGCCCGGAGCCGGCGCCGGTGACGAGAAAGACGCGATCCCTGATGTCCATGATTCCGAGTTCGATTCCGATTTCGATTTGACGTTGCTTCGTCCGGGTCCGATGGGTCCGCTGACGCCCGGTCAGGCGGCCGCGTCCCGGTCGGGCGCGGTTTCGCGCTTGCGCAGCACGAAGCGCTGCAGCTTGCCGCTCGGCGTCTTGGGCAACTGCTCCAGGAACTCGATCTCGCGCGGATAGGCGTGGGCCGAGAGGCGCTTCTTGACGTACTGGCGCAGGTCCTCGGCAAGCTGCTCGTTGCCCTGGATGCCCTTGGCCAGCACCACATAGGCCTTGACGATCTCGGTGCGCTCGGGATCGGGCTTGCCGATCACCGCCGCCTCGATCACCGCCGGGTGCTCGATCAGCGCGCTCTCGACATCGAACGGACCGATGCGGTAGCCCGACGAGGTGATGACGTCGTCGGCACGGCCGACGAAGCTGATCGAGCCGTCGGGCTCCAGCTCCACCGTGTCGCCGGTGCGGTAGTAGCCGCCGCCGATCGCCGGGGTCTCCTGCTGCCAATAGCCGGAGAACCACATCAGCGGCGAATTGTTCAGATCGACCGCGAGCACGCCCGGCAGGTTGGGCCCGAGCTCGCGGCTTTCGTCATCCAGTACCGCGACGCGGAAGCCGGGCATCGGCATGCCGGCCGAGCCGGGATGGACCGTGTGGCGCAGGCGATGGTGGTTGTTGACCACCATGCCGAGCTCGGTCTGGCCGTAATGATCGTGGATCGGCGCCGCAAGATGCTCGGCGAACCAGCGGATCACCTCGGGGTTCAGCGGCTCGCCGGCGCTGGA from Blastochloris tepida includes:
- a CDS encoding energy-coupling factor ABC transporter ATP-binding protein — its product is MTPLFELDAVTVERAGRVVLDRVSLTLRPGERLALAGANGAGKTTLLRTLVGLERPKSGRLVAFGAERRAERDFREVRARAGLLFQDPDDQLFSPTVIEDVAFGPLNLGLSPKEAVARAEATLGRLGLSHLAHRITHHLSGGEKRLASLAAVLAMEPEALLLDEPTNALDGAHLARLTDILCGLDVAMVVVSHDYALLEALTDRAVLMKNGRLVPASLHRHAHAHDHVHIHEIGE
- the cbiQ gene encoding cobalt ECF transporter T component CbiQ; its protein translation is MSEGLACGPAPPPRPLLDRLDGRVRVLSAAAAVATILALGSPVVLAVALALGLGLALLSGLSGRDVVARLVHMEGFLLVLLVVLPLTAPGPTIALGPVELSQPGLDRAVLVLLRVNLCALAILTLLGGLEPVHLGHALGRLKVPAKLVHLFLFSARYVAVIRAEAVRLHEALRVRAFRPRTSLHTLRTLAYFVGQLLVRAFERAERVDEAMRCRAFAGRFALVADARLTRHDALFAGGLATGLFCLLLLDRLA
- a CDS encoding carboxypeptidase-like regulatory domain-containing protein — translated: MTARRLSFLALLLCLMTASPAEAHRLKLFVTVEGDTLSGYVFFIGGGRPQGVAVTIRDAANAVVHRAVTDDAGGFAWRAAPPGAYTVSVDTGDGHSVSETVSADRFGAAASPPATAPQQPVPQKAAAEKAADPAPAVVCVPPPDPAALHREVEAAVDRALARQLRPLIEAQAQAEGRLRFNDIMGGVGMIVGLAGAGMWAAARRRRTSAGTPL
- the cbiM gene encoding cobalt transporter CbiM, whose product is MAHIPDGVLSLPVIAAGGAGAAIGLALGLRALDEREIPKTAILAAVFFVASLVAVPVGPSSVHVLLGGLMGLVLGVRAFAAVFIGLLLQAVLFGFGGLSTLGVDTLNMALPGVVLALLARPLLLGASPARAGVVAAGVAALAVFGTAGGVSAALALSSSDYVPALKIILITYLPLAAVEAVITGFVVGFLARVKPETLPALRPPEIRP
- the nikR gene encoding nickel-responsive transcriptional regulator NikR — protein: MQRITITIDDDLLETIDALAAHKGYATRSEAMRDLIRSAAASETATQGDAPCIGVLDYVYDHETRTLAQRLAATFHAHHDLSVSSMHLHLDRGRCLEIAVLAGPLSEIRALADAVTAQRGVRHGHLHVVPEATISRHHHHPPHEHD
- a CDS encoding acyl-CoA dehydrogenase family protein, translating into MILTDIQTQIRDTARDFARERLAPTAAARDAAHAFPKAELKEMGELGFLGMLVPESYGGSDTGMVAYTLALEEIAAGDGACSTIMSVHTSVACMPILKFGTEEQKQRFLPKLASGEWIGGFALTEPQAGSDASALRCKARRDGDHYVLSGSKQFITSGKNGQLIIAFAVTDPTAGKKGITAFIVPTDTPGYEVVRVEEKLGQHASDTCQLAFNDMRIPADLRLGAEGEGLKIALANLEGGRIGIASQAVGMARAAFEAARDYARERVTFGKPIIEHQAVAFRLADMATRIAAARQMVLHAASLREAGLPCLTEASMAKLFASETAEAVCSAAIQTLGGYGYLKDFPVERIYRDVRVCQIYEGTSDVQRIVIARGL
- a CDS encoding acetyl-CoA C-acyltransferase, producing MTAHDPVVIVGSARTPMGGFQGELKDASASQLGAAAIKAAVARAGVKPDDVEEVLFGCVLPAGQGQAPARQAALGAGLPLGTGATTLNKMCGSGMKAAMLANDLILAGSASVAVAGGMESMTNAPYLLDRARSGYRMGHGRVLDHMFLDGLEDAYDRGRLMGTFAEDCAQAYQFTREVQDNFAIASLTRAQTAIKDGTFAREVVPVTVKAGKAEVTITTDEQPLKAKLDKIPTLKPAFRDGGTVTAANSSSISDGAAALVLMRRSEAEKRGLTPLAAIVGHATFAHAPNLFPTAPVGAMRRLSERTGWDLADVDLFEINEAFAVVALAAMHDLGLPHDKVNVHGGACALGHPIGASGARILVTLLAALEKYDMKRGVAAICIGGGEATAVAIERLN
- a CDS encoding SDR family NAD(P)-dependent oxidoreductase; protein product: MDIRDRVFLVTGAGSGLGAATARALVAAGAKVVGLDLNQAAGAALAAELGAPFRFLAADVTKPEDGEAAVKLAQGTFGHLHGLVSCAGVAPSEKVVGRDGPHKLESFARTISINLIGTFNMIRLAAEAIVKEAPDGEGERGIIISTASIAAYEGQIGQAAYAASKAGVAGLTLPVARELARHGIRVVTIAPGIFETPMMAGMPQEVQDALGKSVPFPPRMGRPAEFAALVCHICENTMLNGEVIRIDGALRMAAR